The genomic DNA ACCGGCACACCTACTCTTCCGTAACTCTGTATCCATTGCGCAATTGTCTCATCATAGCGAGTGAAATCAGCAATGAAAAGCTCCACACCTTTTCGTTCAAATGCCTCTTGTATATCTGATGTATAGAGTACGGTTAATTCATTTGTATAGCAAGTTGTACACCATTTAGCTGTAAAATCTATAAAAATTGGAACTCCCTCTTCTCTAAGTTCATGGATCCTTTCCGGAGAGAATGACTGCCATCTGCCCGATATAACTTCAGATTGATCATCAGTTCTTAGATTCTGATCATCGAAACGGAGGGTAAGGTTTCCAACAAAGATGACGATCAGAATGGCAATGATCAGAGCTATGATCTTTGTAACAGGTTTAACTTCCGGTCGAATGAAACGACCAATGATCCAGAAGGCAAAACCTAATCCTAACAGGAAGTAAATGATAGAGATCAATGCATCACCACCGAGCTGATAGTAAAGCACTTGCAGCATTTTGATAGCCCAAAAGAGCAGGAGAAATCCCATTATTTCTTTCAGTATGTTCATCCATTCACCTGGCTTCGGTAGTTTTTTGACATAAGCAGGTTTGAAAGCAATCAGGATAAAGGGGAGTGCCATTCCTAAACCGATGAGACTGAACATGGCGATAATTAGCAGTGGTGGTTGAGCAAAGGCAAATGCCAAAGCAGCTCCCAAAATTGGTGCAGTACAGGGTGTACCGAGTAACACGGCAAAAACACCCATGAAGAAAGATCCGGCTAATCCCCTTTTACTAATCATTTTATTAGCAACCTTGCTATCGGGTGCAGTAATCACAAAAACGTCAAAAAGTGCCAGTGAAAAGGCAAAAATTATGGCTGTGAGGACCAGTACAAAAGTGGGATTCTGAAACTGGAAACCCCAACCGACCAACTCTCCAGATGCTTTAAGCGCAATCACTATAATCGCTAACAACAGGAAACAGAAGAGAATTCCTGCTGAATAAACAAGAGAGCTGATGGTGATCTTTTTTTTGTCATCTTGACTATCGCGGATCAAAGTAAACGCACGTAAAGAAAGTACCGGCAGTACACACGGCGTAAGATTGAGTATTATACCTCCAATAAGGGCAAAAAAGAGATATAAGAGGATTGGTTCACTATCTGATGACTCTACTGGAGGCAGAGCTGTTTCTATCTCAGATTCTTCAATTCTGGGCAAAACTTCCAGTCCGGCTGTTATATCAACCTCTTCCGGCATGATACAGGCACCGGAATCATAGCAAAGTTGATAACCTGCCAAGATATCGATTTCATAAAACCCGGGTACTGTAGCGGGGGAGACTGTTATCGTTCTCGTTAAAGTTGCCTGACCATAAAGGTGGATAAAACCGTCGTCTTCGATTTTACCTTCCGGATAGACAAGATCACCAAATGAAAACCCTACCTGGTCTTCAACTTCAAAGAAGAAATAATCCTCTTGCAGGATCTGATGCATTCCTTGAGG from Candidatus Cloacimonadota bacterium includes the following:
- a CDS encoding thioredoxin family protein; the encoded protein is MIKNKAIFVIAALILLFFTNYIYAQQAELQVKIEPPALIAGSSGEILVTYVFPQGMHQILQEDYFFFEVEDQVGFSFGDLVYPEGKIEDDGFIHLYGQATLTRTITVSPATVPGFYEIDILAGYQLCYDSGACIMPEEVDITAGLEVLPRIEESEIETALPPVESSDSEPILLYLFFALIGGIILNLTPCVLPVLSLRAFTLIRDSQDDKKKITISSLVYSAGILFCFLLLAIIVIALKASGELVGWGFQFQNPTFVLVLTAIIFAFSLALFDVFVITAPDSKVANKMISKRGLAGSFFMGVFAVLLGTPCTAPILGAALAFAFAQPPLLIIAMFSLIGLGMALPFILIAFKPAYVKKLPKPGEWMNILKEIMGFLLLFWAIKMLQVLYYQLGGDALISIIYFLLGLGFAFWIIGRFIRPEVKPVTKIIALIIAILIVIFVGNLTLRFDDQNLRTDDQSEVISGRWQSFSPERIHELREEGVPIFIDFTAKWCTTCYTNELTVLYTSDIQEAFERKGVELFIADFTRYDETIAQWIQSYGRVGVPVYVFYLPGEEEPILLPEIITKRMVFDVLDRIEP